The Vibrio kanaloae genome has a window encoding:
- a CDS encoding methyl-accepting chemotaxis protein, with amino-acid sequence MKGSVIKRMYAGFALIIIMFAVTITIMMNSMNQIHSNFESVSETSLPLVALSNQTSVQLLSADKSFKDFLTTQNTERMSAMRTEFAASKDAFSEVLGRLSVASGNNAALVDRITQLRAMEERYFAEAAEAMSNYLAMFEAQEQVQKASRDFQRLHSELTVGMKEYVADQKSISVKVMAKSYFIKLQDAEVITSDALASSDVAFVQKAVNQNKKAVTHLNYAYRGLSTQLPALKNVFDESVQKFTKDVGQKGGVLDKHNNYLQAKQALYVNIANLAVEIDQAMAVLDSFNVTAEEQLNASLADASSIYDKGLFNAIAIGIVVTVFAAAIGYHIAHSVREPLTRILGTLEGLTEGDMTQRIDIRYDNEFSRVSRHINTLADNLHNILVKLNDASDDLTKTASVNQKTSSETQVQLNNQREQTATVATAMTEMSHSVQEVANSAQSSLGMVQQVESASESGRQIMNTNISTINQLEVRLTESVSAVGELQQMSSKIGSILDVIRGIAEQTNLLALNAAIEAARAGEQGRGFAVVADEVRVLAQKTTQSTSEIETMISNLQSSSKAASNVIESCMNDMDMSVEQASSANSAMEEIQALIMEISHMSTHISQAAAEQSETSGDIARNIEDINYIADASYQAMSSIAEASQNLTILANQQGDLVHQFKL; translated from the coding sequence ATGAAGGGATCTGTGATCAAGCGTATGTACGCTGGCTTCGCACTGATCATCATCATGTTTGCCGTCACGATAACCATTATGATGAACAGCATGAATCAGATACACAGCAATTTCGAGAGTGTCTCAGAAACCTCATTACCGCTTGTTGCGCTTTCAAATCAAACGAGTGTTCAACTGCTTTCAGCTGATAAATCGTTTAAAGATTTTTTAACCACCCAAAATACAGAGCGCATGTCTGCAATGCGTACCGAATTTGCTGCATCGAAAGATGCTTTTTCTGAAGTACTCGGAAGACTCTCTGTAGCAAGCGGCAATAACGCGGCGCTCGTAGACCGTATTACACAGCTAAGAGCAATGGAAGAGCGCTACTTTGCAGAAGCAGCTGAAGCCATGAGCAACTACTTGGCGATGTTCGAAGCACAAGAACAAGTACAAAAAGCATCACGTGACTTCCAACGCCTACATTCAGAATTAACGGTTGGCATGAAAGAGTACGTTGCCGACCAAAAAAGCATCTCTGTAAAAGTGATGGCAAAGAGCTACTTCATTAAACTGCAAGACGCAGAAGTCATCACCTCTGATGCCCTCGCTAGCTCTGATGTTGCCTTCGTACAGAAAGCCGTAAATCAAAACAAAAAGGCCGTGACTCACCTCAACTACGCTTATCGCGGCTTATCAACACAACTACCTGCACTTAAAAATGTCTTCGATGAGTCGGTTCAAAAGTTCACCAAAGACGTTGGCCAGAAAGGTGGCGTACTAGACAAACACAACAACTATCTGCAAGCAAAACAAGCGCTGTACGTCAACATCGCTAACCTTGCGGTGGAAATTGACCAAGCGATGGCCGTGTTAGATTCATTCAACGTGACCGCAGAAGAGCAACTTAACGCTTCACTGGCAGACGCGAGCAGCATTTACGACAAAGGCCTATTTAACGCGATTGCGATTGGTATTGTTGTAACAGTATTCGCTGCAGCAATCGGTTATCACATTGCACACAGTGTAAGAGAGCCATTAACTCGTATTTTAGGGACATTGGAAGGCCTAACTGAAGGCGATATGACTCAACGTATCGACATTCGTTACGACAACGAATTCAGCCGCGTGAGCCGTCACATCAACACCTTGGCCGACAACCTACACAATATTCTTGTGAAGCTGAATGATGCTTCAGATGACTTAACAAAGACCGCAAGCGTAAACCAGAAGACGTCTTCTGAAACGCAGGTGCAACTGAACAACCAACGCGAACAAACTGCAACCGTTGCGACGGCGATGACAGAAATGTCTCATTCTGTGCAAGAAGTGGCGAACAGTGCGCAAAGCTCATTAGGCATGGTTCAACAAGTCGAATCAGCTTCTGAATCTGGTCGTCAGATAATGAACACTAACATCAGCACCATCAATCAACTTGAAGTTCGTCTGACTGAATCTGTCAGTGCGGTGGGTGAACTGCAGCAAATGAGCAGCAAGATTGGTTCGATTCTGGATGTAATTCGTGGCATTGCCGAGCAAACTAACCTCCTCGCATTGAATGCGGCGATAGAAGCGGCACGCGCGGGTGAGCAAGGGCGTGGTTTTGCGGTAGTAGCAGATGAAGTTCGAGTACTGGCACAGAAGACCACGCAATCAACGTCTGAAATTGAAACCATGATCAGTAACCTGCAATCAAGTTCGAAAGCGGCTAGCAACGTAATTGAAAGCTGCATGAATGATATGGACATGTCGGTTGAACAAGCTTCAAGTGCCAATAGTGCGATGGAAGAGATTCAAGCATTAATAATGGAAATCAGCCATATGAGCACACACATCTCTCAAGCTGCTGCAGAGCAGAGTGAAACCTCTGGCGATATCGCGCGCAACATCGAGGACATCAACTACATCGCAGATGCAAGTTACCAAGCGATGTCATCGATTGCTGAAGCGAGCCAAAACCTAACGATTCTAGCGAATCAACAGGGTGATTTGGTTCATCAATTCAAGCTATAG
- the hinT gene encoding purine nucleoside phosphoramidase: MAEETIFSKIINKEIPADLLYQDDLVTAFRDINPRAPSHILIIPNKLIPTTNDVEVEDEAMMGRMFTVARKLAKEEGIAEDGYRLIVNCNSHGGQEVYHIHMHLVGGRPLGPLLMS; encoded by the coding sequence ATGGCTGAAGAAACCATCTTTAGTAAGATCATCAATAAAGAAATTCCTGCAGATCTGCTATACCAAGACGACTTAGTAACGGCGTTTCGCGATATTAACCCTCGCGCTCCTAGCCATATTTTGATTATCCCAAACAAGCTGATTCCAACAACCAACGATGTTGAAGTCGAAGATGAAGCGATGATGGGGCGCATGTTTACCGTTGCTCGTAAGTTAGCAAAAGAAGAAGGAATCGCAGAAGATGGCTATCGTCTTATCGTGAACTGTAATTCTCATGGTGGTCAAGAGGTTTACCATATTCACATGCACTTAGTGGGTGGCCGTCCGCTTGGTCCGTTGCTTATGAGCTAA